The genomic window CCCGAGCCGCTGACGCACCTCCTCTTCGTGGACGCGCTCCTGCGCGGCCAGTGGGCGACCTTCGCCGACGCGCTGGCCCACGCGATCCTCCCGATGGTCACCCTCTGCTTTCCGGCGCTCGCCTCGATCATGCGCGTGAACCGCGCCGAGATGATCGAGACGCTCCGGCAGGACTACATCGTCAACGCGCGCGCGCAGGGGATCTCGGACTTCCGCATCGTCGCGCGCTACGCGCTGAAGAACGCGATGGTGCCGACGCTCACGATGATCGGGCTCCGCTACGGCTGGATGCTCGGCGGCACGGTGCTGGTCGAGACGGTCTTCGACTGGCCGGGCATCGGCCTCTACGCCGTCAGCTCGGCGGTGGCGAGCGACTTCCAGCCGATCATGGGCGTGACCCTCCTGATCGGCCTCAACTTCATGCTGGCGAACTTCCTCGTGGACCTCGCGTACGGGTGGCTCGACCCGCGGACGCGCGAGGCGGGGGCGACGTGACGGCGCGGGTCCTCGTGCGGTCGCCCCTCGCGGGCTGGCTCGAGCGCCACGAGCCGGCGGCGCGCGAGCTCCGGCTCTACGCGCGGATCTTCGCGCGGAGCGCCTCGTCGCTGCTCGGGCTCGGCCTGGTGCTCCTGTTCCTCCTGGTCGCGGCGCTCGGCCCGTGGATCGTG from Candidatus Methylomirabilota bacterium includes these protein-coding regions:
- a CDS encoding ABC transporter permease; translation: PEPLTHLLFVDALLRGQWATFADALAHAILPMVTLCFPALASIMRVNRAEMIETLRQDYIVNARAQGISDFRIVARYALKNAMVPTLTMIGLRYGWMLGGTVLVETVFDWPGIGLYAVSSAVASDFQPIMGVTLLIGLNFMLANFLVDLAYGWLDPRTREAGAT